A genomic segment from Lignipirellula cremea encodes:
- a CDS encoding ABC transporter permease, translating to MPAPERSSASSFPRPALAGWLLLAAVVLLAGGLVDARTRMLAGNTLFLAAGSCLIALPLGGAAAWLLVRTNVPGRLLFAGCWGGMLLVPLYLQAAGWDAGFGRQGWHSLIFGSFAEPWLRGWQGAIWVHGMAAAPGACLLVGLGLGQVDRNWEEEGLLHGSGLEVFFAVTLRALVPWLGAAALWCLASVASEIAVTDLFQTPTFAEEIYLTLSLGTGWDASTLHVGPSAALLAGMTLLLLGAAVGLPPGDQDSRPPQRLPLGAFRLPAFLLLLLLTALLLGAPLGNLIYKAGALSEMVDGELVRSWSPGKTLKQVFGAFFLYRREFGATLGIGAGAATLAILVVAPWAWWGRTGGLRAVPGLLLTSAALAIPGPLVGLAVIGLLNQDSPWFIWLYDRTLAAPILAAAFRGAPFAFLLCWQGMRTLAPHTLEAAAADGASSLRQFWSIGLRHAGAAIAAAWLAAATVASGDLAATILVSPPGVDPLSRRIFGLIHAGVDDQVAAASLAAWLLAAGLTILLLGLIGFWRPEKP from the coding sequence ATGCCTGCTCCCGAACGTTCCTCTGCTAGCAGTTTCCCACGACCGGCCCTGGCAGGGTGGTTGTTGCTGGCGGCGGTCGTGCTGCTGGCAGGCGGCCTGGTCGACGCCCGGACACGGATGCTGGCGGGGAATACGCTGTTCCTGGCGGCCGGTTCCTGCCTGATTGCGTTGCCGCTGGGAGGTGCGGCTGCGTGGCTGCTGGTGCGGACCAACGTGCCAGGGCGACTGTTGTTTGCTGGTTGCTGGGGCGGCATGCTACTGGTTCCCTTGTACCTGCAGGCGGCCGGGTGGGACGCCGGCTTCGGCCGGCAAGGCTGGCACTCCCTGATCTTTGGCTCGTTTGCCGAACCGTGGCTGCGCGGCTGGCAAGGAGCGATCTGGGTGCATGGCATGGCGGCCGCCCCGGGAGCCTGCCTGCTGGTCGGGCTGGGCCTGGGCCAGGTCGATCGTAACTGGGAAGAAGAAGGCCTGTTGCATGGTTCCGGCCTGGAGGTGTTTTTTGCCGTCACTCTGCGAGCCCTGGTTCCCTGGCTGGGGGCGGCCGCGTTATGGTGCCTGGCGAGCGTCGCCAGTGAGATCGCCGTCACGGACCTGTTTCAAACGCCGACGTTCGCCGAGGAAATCTACCTGACCCTCTCACTAGGGACAGGCTGGGACGCCTCGACTTTGCACGTGGGGCCGAGCGCCGCCTTGCTTGCCGGAATGACGCTGCTGCTGCTGGGAGCCGCCGTTGGCTTGCCGCCTGGCGATCAGGACAGCCGACCTCCACAACGCCTGCCGCTGGGGGCGTTCCGCCTGCCGGCGTTCCTGCTGCTGTTGCTGCTGACCGCCCTGCTCCTGGGCGCGCCGCTGGGGAATCTGATCTACAAGGCCGGAGCCCTGTCGGAAATGGTCGACGGAGAGCTGGTCCGCTCCTGGTCGCCGGGAAAGACGCTCAAGCAGGTTTTTGGCGCCTTCTTCTTGTACCGCCGGGAGTTCGGCGCGACGCTTGGCATTGGCGCCGGGGCGGCGACGCTGGCGATCCTGGTCGTCGCCCCCTGGGCATGGTGGGGACGCACCGGCGGGCTACGGGCCGTGCCGGGTTTATTGCTGACGTCCGCCGCCCTGGCGATTCCGGGGCCGCTGGTCGGGCTGGCGGTGATCGGACTGCTGAACCAGGATTCGCCCTGGTTCATCTGGCTTTATGACCGCACGCTGGCCGCTCCCATTCTGGCCGCCGCGTTTCGCGGAGCGCCGTTCGCCTTCCTGCTTTGCTGGCAGGGGATGCGAACCCTCGCCCCGCACACGTTGGAAGCGGCGGCGGCTGACGGCGCCAGCTCGCTGAGGCAGTTCTGGTCGATCGGCCTGCGTCATGCGGGCGCTGCCATCGCAGCGGCGTGGCTGGCGGCGGCGACCGTCGCCAGCGGCGATCTGGCGGCGACGATTCTGGTTTCGCCGCCGGGAGTCGACCCTTTGTCCCGCCGGATTTTCGGCCTGATTCATGCCGGCGTCGACGACCAGGTGGCGGCCGCTTCGCTGGCGGCTTGGCTGCTAGCGGCCGGATTGACAATTCTTCTGCTGGGTCTGATTGGCTTTTGGCGACCGGAAAAGCCATAA
- a CDS encoding DUF1570 domain-containing protein gives MSRMQFLLLFLSLSCCLAPSWASADEQVRLKRAGVEQAIAGQILVEASDGGLLLEDPDGVLWVLQPGEIVERKTRDTPFARSTQDELAARLLAELGDGFQVHTTAHFVICYETSPAYAQWCGALYERLYRAFLSYWEHRDVVLTEAPAPLPAIIFKDKASYVEYASAEFGEAAAATIGYYSIRSNRVLMYDLTGADAQQFGRSTQAAHINAILTRRGAERTVATIVHEATHQIAFNCGLHTRYADIPLWVSEGVAMYFETPDLGSSRGWRTIGAVNRTRLLEFKQALRDRPAGRLAELIADDALFRNTASAAAAYPEAWALNYYLLKRMPKEYAGYLKKLSERKPVDYATPDERLADFKEFFGEDLAQLEVEYLRAMRALR, from the coding sequence ATGTCTCGCATGCAGTTTCTCCTGTTATTTCTCTCGCTTTCCTGCTGCCTGGCTCCCTCGTGGGCCTCTGCGGATGAACAGGTCAGGCTCAAACGCGCAGGTGTCGAGCAGGCGATCGCGGGACAAATTCTGGTCGAAGCGAGCGACGGCGGCCTGCTGCTGGAAGACCCCGACGGGGTGCTCTGGGTGCTGCAGCCGGGAGAAATTGTCGAGCGCAAAACGCGCGACACTCCCTTTGCCCGTTCCACCCAGGACGAGCTGGCCGCCCGACTGCTGGCGGAACTGGGCGATGGGTTCCAGGTGCACACCACGGCGCACTTTGTCATTTGTTATGAGACCTCGCCCGCTTACGCGCAGTGGTGCGGGGCCTTATATGAGCGGCTGTATCGGGCCTTTTTGAGCTACTGGGAGCACCGGGATGTGGTCCTGACCGAGGCTCCGGCGCCGTTGCCGGCTATCATTTTCAAAGACAAGGCGTCGTACGTGGAATACGCCTCGGCCGAGTTTGGCGAAGCGGCCGCCGCCACCATTGGCTATTACAGCATCCGTTCCAATCGCGTGCTGATGTACGACCTGACCGGCGCCGACGCACAGCAGTTTGGCCGGTCGACCCAGGCGGCCCACATCAACGCCATCCTCACCCGCCGCGGGGCCGAGCGGACCGTCGCCACGATTGTGCACGAAGCGACCCACCAGATCGCCTTTAACTGCGGCCTGCACACGCGCTATGCGGATATTCCGCTGTGGGTCAGCGAAGGGGTCGCCATGTACTTTGAAACGCCCGACCTGGGCAGCTCCCGCGGTTGGCGGACAATTGGCGCCGTGAACCGGACCCGGTTGCTGGAGTTCAAGCAGGCCCTGCGCGACCGACCTGCAGGACGCCTGGCGGAACTGATTGCCGACGACGCCTTGTTCCGCAATACGGCTTCGGCCGCGGCCGCCTATCCGGAAGCCTGGGCGCTCAACTATTACCTGCTGAAACGGATGCCGAAAGAATACGCGGGCTATCTCAAAAAGCTGTCGGAGCGCAAGCCGGTCGACTACGCCACTCCAGACGAACGCTTGGCCGATTTCAAGGAGTTCTTCGGCGAGGATCTGGCGCAGCTGGAAGTCGAGTATCTCCGCGCCATGCGCGCCTTGCGGTAA
- a CDS encoding EVE domain-containing protein, with product MARSRHYWLLKSEPDCFSIDDLQQAPDQTTYWDGVRNYQARNFLRDSIKQGDRVLYYHSNAKPPGVAGVAKVVRDGYPDFTAWDPKDAHFDPKSKADDPTWYMVDVAFERKFAQLLPLDLLRQQSELADMELLRKGSRLSVQPVAKAEFDAILKLARRQAG from the coding sequence ATGGCCCGCTCTCGACATTACTGGCTTTTGAAATCCGAACCCGACTGCTTTTCGATCGACGACCTGCAGCAGGCGCCTGACCAGACCACGTACTGGGACGGCGTACGCAATTACCAGGCCCGCAATTTCCTGCGCGATTCGATTAAACAGGGGGATCGCGTGCTGTACTACCACTCCAACGCCAAACCGCCTGGCGTGGCCGGCGTCGCCAAGGTCGTTCGCGACGGCTATCCCGACTTCACGGCCTGGGATCCGAAAGACGCGCATTTTGACCCGAAGTCCAAAGCGGACGACCCGACCTGGTACATGGTGGATGTCGCCTTTGAGAGGAAGTTCGCCCAGCTGTTGCCGCTGGATCTGCTCCGCCAGCAGTCGGAGCTGGCCGACATGGAGTTGCTCCGCAAAGGCTCGCGGTTGTCCGTGCAGCCGGTCGCCAAAGCAGAGTTCGACGCCATTCTGAAGCTGGCGCGTCGCCAGGCCGGTTAA
- a CDS encoding divalent metal cation transporter, giving the protein MNQKPTDDSGAPDASDKVSQDRQILKDAQARGPGATLGAWVRLSGPGWLQSAITLGGGSLAGALFLGSLGGVSMLWLQLMAIVMGVIMLSAISFVTLSTGERPFQAINQHINPALGWGWLIATCMANMIWCMPQFSLCYDALDKNLLRDVGGLEPAAVTAPLAIAGGSTDSGSTAAPAAAARPAWLTKLVVSLILLGAAGVMVALNARRGLASRFFDILLKALVAMVVLSFFGVVLSLTFKGELNWLEILAGFIPDFRQWWEPTGKLADLLVDLPEDARDFWSKMLVKNQSEVMIAAAATAVGINMTFLMPYSMLHRGWDKTFRGLARFDLSTGMAIPYVLVTSCVVIAAAHVFNATADPAFLSDDPVVMATSPIYASAQGNLVKRVGGFSEGYDQLSPAEQKAEQQQLAAKIAALPAAEKKVAASLVQRNAFQLSQAIGPIVGNDKLANYMFGLGVFGMCFSTIIVLMLINGFAFCEMFNRPDSSGLYALGCLVAGVSGSLWFWVWDGPSKPWLVIVTSSFGAMLLPIAYLTFFMMMNSKSLMGAEKPTGWRMVVWNLLMAFAVLGAFAAASQTIYSKLDKPLEAPIVLSILGVFVVAVIAGFAYKAFARPAERASL; this is encoded by the coding sequence ATGAATCAAAAACCGACCGACGATAGCGGCGCTCCCGACGCCAGTGACAAAGTTTCTCAAGATCGCCAGATTCTGAAGGACGCCCAGGCGCGCGGCCCCGGCGCCACGCTTGGAGCCTGGGTCCGCCTGAGCGGCCCCGGCTGGCTGCAGAGCGCCATTACCCTGGGCGGCGGATCGCTGGCCGGGGCCTTGTTTCTGGGGAGCCTGGGCGGCGTGAGCATGCTCTGGCTGCAGTTGATGGCGATCGTGATGGGGGTGATCATGCTCTCCGCCATCAGCTTTGTCACACTCTCCACCGGCGAACGCCCCTTCCAGGCGATCAACCAGCACATTAACCCGGCGCTCGGCTGGGGCTGGCTGATCGCGACCTGCATGGCCAATATGATCTGGTGCATGCCGCAGTTCAGCCTGTGTTATGACGCCCTCGACAAGAACCTGCTGCGCGACGTGGGCGGGCTGGAACCGGCCGCCGTGACGGCCCCCTTGGCGATCGCCGGCGGTTCAACCGACAGTGGTTCGACGGCTGCCCCGGCGGCGGCCGCTCGTCCGGCGTGGCTGACGAAGCTGGTCGTCTCGCTGATTCTGCTGGGCGCGGCCGGGGTGATGGTGGCGCTCAACGCCCGGCGGGGACTGGCGTCCCGCTTCTTTGACATCCTGCTCAAAGCGCTGGTCGCGATGGTCGTGCTGAGCTTTTTCGGCGTGGTGCTGTCGCTGACCTTCAAAGGCGAGCTCAACTGGCTGGAGATCCTGGCGGGCTTTATTCCCGACTTCCGGCAATGGTGGGAGCCGACCGGCAAGCTGGCGGATCTGCTGGTCGACCTGCCCGAGGACGCCCGCGACTTCTGGTCCAAAATGCTGGTCAAGAACCAGAGCGAAGTGATGATCGCCGCCGCGGCGACGGCCGTCGGCATCAACATGACGTTCCTGATGCCGTACTCGATGCTGCACCGCGGCTGGGATAAAACGTTCCGCGGCCTGGCGCGATTTGACCTGTCGACCGGCATGGCCATTCCCTATGTGCTGGTGACCAGTTGCGTGGTGATCGCCGCCGCCCATGTGTTCAACGCGACGGCCGATCCGGCCTTTCTCAGCGACGACCCGGTCGTCATGGCGACCAGCCCAATATACGCTTCGGCCCAGGGGAACCTGGTGAAACGCGTCGGCGGCTTCAGCGAAGGATACGATCAGCTTTCCCCGGCGGAACAAAAGGCCGAACAGCAGCAGCTGGCCGCTAAGATCGCCGCCTTGCCGGCCGCCGAGAAAAAGGTAGCGGCCTCGCTTGTGCAGCGCAACGCCTTCCAGTTGTCTCAGGCGATTGGTCCGATCGTCGGTAATGACAAGCTGGCCAACTACATGTTTGGCCTGGGCGTGTTCGGCATGTGCTTCTCGACGATTATCGTGCTGATGCTGATTAACGGCTTTGCCTTTTGCGAAATGTTCAACCGGCCCGACAGCAGCGGCCTGTACGCCCTGGGCTGCCTGGTGGCGGGCGTATCCGGTTCGCTCTGGTTCTGGGTCTGGGATGGACCTTCCAAGCCCTGGCTGGTGATTGTGACGTCGTCCTTTGGCGCCATGCTGCTGCCGATCGCCTATCTGACCTTCTTCATGATGATGAACAGCAAGTCGCTGATGGGCGCCGAGAAGCCGACCGGCTGGCGGATGGTCGTGTGGAACCTGCTGATGGCGTTCGCCGTGCTGGGAGCCTTTGCCGCGGCCAGCCAGACGATCTATTCCAAACTGGATAAACCGCTGGAGGCGCCCATTGTGCTGTCAATCCTGGGCGTGTTTGTCGTGGCGGTGATCGCCGGCTTTGCGTACAAGGCGTTCGCTCGACCGGCGGAACGCGCTTCGCTGTAA